In one Thermosipho ferrireducens genomic region, the following are encoded:
- the uvrA gene encoding excinuclease ABC subunit UvrA: MNYIFVKGAKIHNLKGINVQIPKNKITVITGLSGSGKSSLALDTIHVEGQRRYLESLSSYARQFLGELKKPEVDSIEGLSPSIAIDQKSVSHNPRSTVGTVTEIYDYLRVLYAQAGTPHCYICGRQLEVKTIDEIVENIIEHFKGKKIYIEAPIAREKKGSFKDIFEKLMEKGYLRIEIDGTLYRLEEVPDLNKNVRHNINLVIDRIKLQNLNELKHRIFQSVELALKEGNGFVLIKEIENNVEHIYSEKMMCPVCGISIPEVTPKLFSFNSPYGACQRCHGLGFTLEVDENRVIDKNKPVLEAIRIGHKEGGWITRRIVKIVNQYGGDLKKPFKELPEDTREAILYGTSYFEGLIEIVRERYDEYTSEDSREWLVKNFFIEQTCHECHGQRLRKEALSILIDGLNIIDFTNLSISKEYNFILSLKNKLPSKKIKIVKELLEELEKRLSFLIEVGLGYLTLSRNVKTLSGGEAQRIRLATQIGSGLTGVTYVLDEPTIGLHQIDNERLIKTLKKLRDLGNTVIVVEHDEEVIKNADYIIDIGPHAGTAGGEVVYQGNLKGIFKEINRSITAQYLKGIRKIEVPKNRRKGTGKFLTIKGAKHNNLKNIDVKFPLATFICITGVSGSGKSSLIVDTLYPALMNNLHKSKLPVGKYEKIEGLENIDKVIAIDQSPIGRTPRSNPATYTKVFDEIRKLFAMTPEAKARGYTPGRFSFNVKGGRCENCQGQGVIKVEMLFLPDVYIECDVCNGKRYNSETLEVVYKEKNISDILNMTIDEALEFFKNIPSIKNTLQLLHDVGLGYIKLGQPATTLSGGEAQRIKLASELKKRATGNTVYILDEPTVGLHFEDVKKLIEVLNRLVDKGNTVIVIEHNLDVIKTADYIIDLGPYGGDDGGYIVATGTPEEIVKNKKSLTGKYLANLL; encoded by the coding sequence ATGAACTATATATTTGTAAAGGGTGCAAAAATCCACAATCTAAAAGGAATAAATGTTCAAATTCCGAAAAATAAAATCACTGTCATAACTGGTCTGTCTGGTTCAGGTAAAAGCTCACTTGCACTTGATACAATTCACGTCGAAGGGCAACGACGCTATTTAGAAAGTCTTTCATCGTATGCAAGACAGTTCCTTGGAGAATTAAAAAAACCGGAAGTAGATTCCATAGAAGGTTTATCTCCATCAATTGCTATAGATCAAAAAAGTGTTTCACACAACCCGCGCTCCACTGTCGGTACTGTCACAGAAATATACGACTATTTACGAGTTCTGTACGCACAAGCTGGCACTCCCCACTGTTATATTTGTGGAAGGCAACTGGAAGTAAAAACCATTGATGAAATCGTAGAAAATATAATAGAACATTTCAAAGGAAAAAAAATATATATAGAAGCTCCCATTGCGCGTGAAAAAAAAGGGAGTTTTAAGGATATATTCGAGAAGCTTATGGAAAAAGGTTATCTCCGCATTGAAATCGATGGAACACTTTATAGATTAGAAGAAGTTCCAGACCTTAATAAAAATGTCAGACATAACATAAATTTAGTAATTGACAGGATTAAACTACAAAACCTGAATGAATTGAAACACCGGATTTTTCAATCGGTTGAACTGGCGTTAAAAGAAGGAAATGGCTTTGTTTTAATAAAAGAAATAGAAAACAATGTTGAACATATTTATTCAGAAAAAATGATGTGCCCTGTATGTGGAATTTCTATACCTGAAGTTACACCAAAATTATTTTCTTTCAACAGTCCATATGGAGCCTGTCAGCGCTGCCATGGCCTTGGATTTACGCTGGAAGTGGATGAAAACCGTGTGATCGACAAAAACAAACCCGTTTTAGAAGCTATTCGCATAGGACATAAAGAGGGTGGCTGGATAACAAGAAGGATTGTAAAAATAGTAAATCAATATGGAGGAGATTTAAAGAAACCTTTTAAAGAATTACCGGAAGATACAAGAGAAGCCATTCTCTATGGTACAAGCTATTTTGAAGGACTTATTGAAATTGTCAGAGAAAGATACGATGAATATACTTCTGAAGATTCAAGAGAGTGGCTCGTTAAAAATTTCTTTATAGAACAAACCTGCCATGAGTGTCATGGCCAGCGTTTGAGAAAAGAAGCATTATCTATACTCATTGATGGGCTTAATATAATTGACTTTACAAACCTTTCAATATCCAAAGAATATAATTTCATCTTATCGTTAAAAAATAAACTACCTTCAAAAAAAATAAAAATAGTAAAAGAATTGTTGGAAGAATTGGAAAAACGTCTCTCTTTTTTAATAGAAGTAGGACTGGGATATCTCACCTTATCAAGGAATGTAAAGACACTTTCAGGTGGAGAAGCTCAGAGAATTAGACTTGCTACACAGATTGGCTCTGGATTAACAGGGGTAACCTATGTGCTGGATGAACCTACAATAGGACTTCATCAGATTGACAACGAACGTCTGATAAAAACTCTTAAAAAACTAAGAGACCTTGGAAATACGGTAATAGTAGTTGAACACGATGAGGAAGTTATTAAAAATGCGGATTATATAATAGATATAGGTCCGCACGCAGGAACAGCGGGTGGCGAAGTTGTTTATCAGGGAAATTTAAAGGGAATATTCAAAGAAATCAACCGTTCAATAACTGCGCAATACTTAAAAGGTATTCGAAAAATAGAAGTTCCAAAAAACAGAAGAAAAGGCACAGGAAAATTTCTTACAATAAAGGGTGCAAAGCACAATAATTTAAAAAACATAGATGTGAAATTTCCCCTCGCGACTTTTATATGTATTACAGGTGTTTCTGGATCCGGGAAAAGTTCACTAATTGTTGATACTTTATACCCTGCACTTATGAATAATCTTCACAAATCAAAACTTCCCGTTGGAAAATATGAAAAAATTGAAGGATTAGAAAACATAGATAAAGTTATAGCAATTGATCAATCACCAATTGGTAGAACACCAAGAAGCAACCCTGCAACTTATACAAAAGTTTTTGATGAAATAAGAAAGCTATTTGCGATGACACCTGAAGCAAAAGCTCGAGGCTATACACCGGGAAGATTTAGCTTTAACGTGAAAGGCGGACGATGCGAAAACTGTCAAGGACAGGGAGTAATAAAAGTTGAGATGCTATTTTTACCAGATGTATATATAGAATGTGACGTTTGCAATGGAAAAAGATACAACAGTGAAACTCTGGAAGTTGTTTATAAAGAGAAAAACATATCCGATATTCTAAATATGACTATCGATGAAGCACTTGAATTTTTTAAAAACATTCCTTCTATAAAAAATACACTACAATTACTTCATGATGTTGGACTTGGCTATATAAAGCTCGGACAGCCTGCAACTACTTTATCTGGTGGTGAAGCCCAGAGAATAAAGCTGGCTTCTGAACTAAAAAAAAGGGCAACTGGCAATACAGTATATATCCTGGACGAACCTACTGTGGGTTTACATTTTGAAGACGTAAAAAAACTAATAGAAGTATTAAATCGACTTGTAGACAAAGGTAATACAGTAATTGTCATTGAACATAATCTTGATGTAATTAAAACCGCTGACTATATAATAGATCTCGGTCCTTACGGTGGAGATGACGGCGGATATATAGTTGCAACTGGAACTCCTGAAGAAATTGTTAAGAACAAAAAATCATTAACTGGAAAATATCTGGCAAATCTTCTATAA
- the pth gene encoding aminoacyl-tRNA hydrolase: MVLVVGLGNPGPHYAFTRHNVGFMFLDRLSSHWQREFNYLYSKIKIEDKDVKLVKPMTYMNLSGKIFDFIKIENYSGIIVVYDDLDLPLGKIRIRKKGSAGGHNGVKSIIHAIGEKFIRIRIGIGPKPEKEDVVHYVLSNFTDEELQILDKVLNVSIEALRVIISESVDKAMNKYNSFEVAK, from the coding sequence TTGGTTTTAGTTGTTGGTCTTGGAAATCCTGGCCCACATTATGCCTTTACAAGGCATAATGTGGGCTTTATGTTTTTAGATAGGCTATCAAGCCACTGGCAGAGAGAGTTCAATTATCTTTATTCAAAGATAAAAATTGAGGATAAAGATGTAAAATTAGTAAAACCTATGACTTATATGAATTTAAGTGGAAAAATATTTGATTTCATAAAAATTGAAAATTATAGTGGTATAATAGTAGTGTACGATGATTTGGATTTACCTCTTGGAAAAATAAGAATAAGAAAAAAAGGTTCTGCTGGAGGACATAATGGTGTAAAGTCTATTATTCATGCTATCGGAGAGAAATTCATAAGAATAAGAATAGGTATAGGACCAAAACCTGAAAAAGAAGATGTAGTACACTACGTACTGAGCAATTTTACAGATGAAGAATTACAAATTTTAGATAAAGTATTAAATGTTTCTATAGAAGCTTTAAGAGTGATAATTTCCGAAAGCGTTGATAAAGCAATGAATAAATACAATTCTTTTGAGGTGGCAAAGTGA
- a CDS encoding 50S ribosomal protein L25, which produces MTNASKVEALTRAVVGKKRAIRRLRRQGLIPGVVYGPDIEPLAIAIDRRILNKLLHEITESSLINLVVKDENGKEVLAHDVFIKNVQYDKVTDEVKHIDFYAPEKGHKMSIKIPLEIVGKAIGTEKGGILEVIHHELPVKTLPDVVLEKIEVDVTNLGLGESIHVRDLKLPEGMTPEIPEEEVIVTIAVPRGVEVEEAPAGEEEVEPEVIEKGKKEEEE; this is translated from the coding sequence ATGACAAACGCATCCAAGGTAGAAGCCCTTACCCGTGCTGTAGTGGGTAAAAAGAGGGCTATAAGAAGGTTGAGACGTCAGGGTCTTATACCAGGTGTAGTGTATGGTCCAGACATAGAACCATTGGCTATTGCCATTGACAGACGCATTTTAAACAAACTCCTTCATGAAATCACTGAATCCAGTTTAATTAACCTTGTAGTGAAAGATGAAAACGGAAAAGAAGTACTTGCTCATGACGTTTTCATCAAAAACGTCCAGTACGACAAGGTTACAGATGAGGTAAAACACATTGACTTTTACGCCCCGGAAAAGGGACACAAGATGAGCATAAAGATTCCTCTTGAGATTGTGGGAAAAGCTATTGGGACAGAAAAAGGCGGAATACTCGAAGTGATTCACCATGAACTTCCAGTAAAGACTTTGCCAGACGTTGTGCTTGAAAAAATCGAAGTTGATGTTACCAATCTCGGCCTTGGAGAATCAATACATGTAAGAGATTTAAAACTTCCAGAAGGTATGACCCCAGAAATACCAGAAGAAGAAGTAATAGTGACAATCGCAGTTCCAAGAGGTGTCGAAGTTGAAGAAGCACCTGCAGGAGAAGAAGAAGTCGAACCAGAAGTTATAGAAAAGGGCAAGAAAGAGGAAGAGGAATAA
- a CDS encoding ribose-phosphate pyrophosphokinase — MQIQKNEMKIFSGNANRALATKVANYIGSRLADCEIGRFADGEINVKIGETVRGHDTFIIQPTCPPVNDNLMELLIMIDALKRASANSIAVVIPYYGYARQDRKAKGRDPITAKLVANLLTIAGATRVMTVDLHSEQIQGFFDIPLDNLWSFPIFAKTLKESGITKEDYVIVSPDVGGVKRARQIAERLGGPLAILDKRRPKDNIAEILNIIGEVEGKTAIIVDDIVDTARSLVNAAAALKKNGAKRVIACITHPVLSDDAKERIKNSDIEKIYISDSIYHENLPENFEVVSLAPLLGEAIVRVRKNLSVSILFRQ; from the coding sequence ATGCAAATTCAGAAAAATGAAATGAAAATATTTTCTGGTAATGCTAATAGAGCTCTTGCCACAAAAGTTGCAAATTATATAGGCTCAAGACTTGCAGATTGCGAAATAGGTAGGTTCGCTGATGGGGAAATCAACGTTAAGATTGGCGAAACAGTGCGAGGTCACGACACGTTCATCATACAACCAACATGTCCACCTGTTAATGATAATCTTATGGAACTGCTGATAATGATAGATGCTTTAAAACGAGCTTCCGCCAATAGTATTGCGGTAGTTATCCCTTATTATGGATACGCCAGACAGGATCGGAAAGCTAAAGGAAGAGATCCTATAACAGCAAAACTCGTAGCTAACCTTCTTACTATAGCGGGTGCAACACGTGTAATGACTGTAGATTTACATTCTGAACAAATACAGGGCTTTTTTGATATACCTCTTGACAATCTCTGGAGTTTTCCAATATTTGCAAAAACTTTAAAAGAAAGTGGAATAACAAAAGAAGATTACGTCATTGTATCTCCCGATGTCGGTGGAGTAAAACGGGCAAGACAGATCGCAGAGAGATTAGGTGGTCCTCTCGCGATTCTGGACAAAAGACGACCAAAAGATAATATTGCAGAGATTTTAAATATAATAGGTGAAGTTGAAGGAAAAACCGCTATAATTGTTGATGATATAGTTGATACAGCCAGGTCTTTAGTTAACGCGGCCGCCGCGTTGAAAAAGAATGGAGCAAAGCGAGTAATTGCGTGTATAACTCATCCTGTACTGTCAGACGACGCAAAAGAAAGAATTAAAAACTCTGATATAGAAAAAATATATATTAGTGATTCTATTTACCATGAAAATTTACCGGAGAACTTCGAAGTTGTTTCTCTTGCACCGCTTCTTGGAGAAGCAATTGTAAGAGTTCGAAAAAATTTATCAGTAAGTATTTTGTTCAGACAATAA
- the glmU gene encoding bifunctional UDP-N-acetylglucosamine diphosphorylase/glucosamine-1-phosphate N-acetyltransferase GlmU, which produces MRVLILAAGLGKRMKSKYPKVIHPILGKPMINWVIDTAKNFGETAVVLGHGAEYIKDVIQDDIKTFYQEKQLGTAHAVMCAYDFIDPDDNFLILYGDVPFITIETLKSLEKTHVKGNKDVTILTAILDNPRGYGRILRGEKIRIVEDKDATDEIAKIREINTGIYVFNGRFLIENIKKIKNNNAQKEYYLTDILLFANNIGTVTVEDTFEISGINNRVQLAYVEKEIRKRINEKLMLEGVRIIDPENTYIDVSVKIGKDTVVYPMTFIEGDTTIGEDCVIGPMTRIKDSTIGNNVKIIRSEVEKSVIDNNVSVGPFSRLREGTHLSLNVKIGNFVETKKTFVGNNSKAQHLSYLGDTTIGNNVNIGAGTITCNYDGRKKHPTFIADNAFIGSNSSLVAPVRIGANSIVGAGSVITRDVPDNALALGRARQINKEGWVKHKREDNKNANSEK; this is translated from the coding sequence TTGAGAGTTCTGATTTTAGCCGCAGGTTTAGGAAAAAGAATGAAATCTAAATATCCAAAAGTAATTCATCCTATTCTCGGCAAACCCATGATAAACTGGGTTATCGATACAGCTAAAAATTTTGGAGAAACAGCTGTAGTATTAGGTCACGGCGCTGAATACATTAAAGATGTTATTCAAGATGATATTAAAACATTTTACCAGGAAAAACAGCTTGGAACTGCCCACGCTGTTATGTGTGCGTATGATTTTATAGATCCAGACGATAATTTTTTAATTCTTTATGGAGATGTTCCTTTCATAACAATCGAAACTTTAAAATCATTGGAAAAAACTCATGTGAAAGGTAACAAGGATGTTACCATATTGACAGCTATATTGGACAATCCTCGCGGTTATGGTAGGATATTAAGAGGGGAAAAAATTAGAATCGTTGAAGATAAAGACGCAACAGATGAAATAGCGAAAATCCGTGAAATAAACACAGGTATATACGTATTTAATGGAAGATTTTTAATTGAAAATATTAAAAAAATTAAAAACAATAACGCTCAAAAAGAGTACTATTTAACAGATATTTTGTTGTTTGCAAATAATATAGGAACAGTTACTGTAGAAGATACATTTGAGATTTCTGGAATAAATAACAGGGTTCAACTTGCTTATGTAGAAAAAGAAATTAGAAAAAGAATAAATGAAAAATTAATGCTTGAAGGTGTGAGAATAATAGATCCTGAAAATACTTACATAGATGTCTCTGTAAAAATTGGAAAAGATACAGTTGTATACCCAATGACTTTCATTGAAGGTGATACGACCATAGGTGAAGATTGTGTCATTGGTCCCATGACCCGTATAAAAGACTCAACAATAGGAAATAACGTTAAAATTATAAGATCAGAAGTTGAAAAAAGTGTTATAGACAACAACGTTTCTGTGGGACCATTCTCAAGACTAAGAGAAGGCACGCATCTGTCTTTGAATGTAAAAATTGGGAATTTTGTCGAAACTAAAAAAACATTCGTTGGGAATAATAGTAAAGCTCAACATTTATCTTATCTGGGTGATACTACTATAGGAAATAATGTAAATATAGGAGCAGGAACTATAACCTGCAATTACGATGGACGTAAAAAACACCCAACGTTTATAGCGGATAACGCATTTATAGGAAGCAACAGTTCATTAGTAGCCCCTGTTAGAATAGGCGCAAATTCAATTGTTGGGGCCGGTTCTGTAATTACCAGAGATGTCCCGGATAACGCTTTAGCTCTTGGGCGTGCCCGGCAAATCAACAAAGAAGGCTGGGTAAAGCATAAAAGGGAGGATAACAAAAATGCAAATTCAGAAAAATGA